One region of Quercus lobata isolate SW786 chromosome 2, ValleyOak3.0 Primary Assembly, whole genome shotgun sequence genomic DNA includes:
- the LOC115974469 gene encoding auxin-responsive protein SAUR50-like, protein MAINKSQKLPQTAVLKQILKRCSSLGKKQRDYDEQGLPLDVPKGHFVVYVGAKRSRYVVPISYLNYPEFQSLLKDAEEEFGFNHEMGLTIPCEEVVFQSLTSMLR, encoded by the coding sequence atggccatcaacaaatcacaaaaactGCCTCAAACTGCAGTACTCAAGCAAATCCTCAAGAGGTGTTCAAGCTTAGGAAAGAAGCAACGTGACTATGATGAACAAGGCCTCCCTTTGGACGTACCAAAGGGCCattttgttgtttatgttggGGCAAAAAGAAGCAGATATGTTGTCCCAATCTCTTACTTGAACTACCCTGAGTTCCAAAGCCTACTAAAAGATGCTGAAGAAGAATTTGGCTTCAACCACGAGATGGGTCTCACAATtccttgtgaagaagttgtctTTCAATCTTTAACATCCATGCTCAGATGA